A stretch of the Candidatus Anoxymicrobium japonicum genome encodes the following:
- a CDS encoding tyrosine recombinase, translating into MIAIEHDQQSDVRKNIEAFLEQLKTGRNLSPNTIAAYRKDLARLEEFLDRAGVSDLSTVNHRLLRSFLANQQSRGYARSTVARRCACARAFFHFLAESGALASDPATTLSFQVKGHRLPHYLTEAETEALFDAPACDTELTRRDRAIIEVLYATGIRVGELCGLKLSDINLDAGMIRVVGKGDKERVALAGEPAMRALLIYITEERGELVARSGYGGEAVFLGKRGAPIDQRQVRRIVHREVTGLAAGESVSPHTFRHTFATHLLSHGADLRSVQELLGHRNVATTQIYTHLTKAEIRKAYEKSHPRA; encoded by the coding sequence ATGATAGCTATCGAACATGATCAGCAAAGTGATGTACGTAAAAATATTGAAGCTTTTCTTGAGCAGCTCAAGACGGGCAGAAACCTGTCACCTAACACAATTGCCGCATACAGGAAGGATCTTGCGCGCCTCGAGGAGTTTCTCGATCGCGCGGGCGTTTCTGATCTGTCCACTGTCAATCACAGATTGCTGCGGAGTTTTCTGGCCAACCAGCAGTCCAGGGGTTACGCGCGATCGACCGTCGCGCGGAGGTGCGCGTGTGCCAGGGCTTTCTTTCATTTTTTGGCGGAGTCCGGCGCGCTTGCCTCTGATCCCGCGACAACGCTGTCGTTCCAGGTCAAAGGTCATCGGCTTCCACATTATCTGACGGAGGCAGAGACAGAGGCGCTCTTCGATGCTCCCGCTTGCGACACCGAACTTACTCGCCGGGATCGCGCGATAATCGAAGTGCTCTACGCGACTGGAATCAGGGTAGGTGAACTCTGCGGCTTGAAGCTCTCGGACATCAATCTCGATGCTGGTATGATACGTGTTGTGGGCAAGGGCGACAAGGAGAGAGTCGCCCTGGCGGGCGAACCGGCGATGCGCGCCCTGTTGATCTACATAACAGAAGAGCGTGGAGAGCTTGTTGCGAGGTCGGGGTACGGTGGGGAAGCCGTGTTCCTGGGCAAGCGAGGAGCGCCTATCGACCAGCGCCAGGTGAGAAGGATCGTACATCGCGAGGTAACGGGCCTGGCCGCGGGAGAGAGTGTGAGCCCGCACACGTTCAGGCATACGTTCGCTACGCATTTGTTGTCCCATGGGGCCGATCTGCGCTCTGTCCAGGAGTTGCTCGGGCACAGAAACGTTGCTACCACGCAGATTTACACGCACCTGACAAAAGCGGAGATCAGGAAAGCATATGAGAAGAGTCACCCGCGCGCATGA
- a CDS encoding RNA polymerase sigma factor WhiG has translation MARPTGAAKPRSSARKSASVDKAEEETAQLWVEYKDLHSADARERLILHYSPLVKYVAGRVFSGLPSSIEFSDLVSYGVFGLLDAIEKYDLGRGIKFETYAIARIKGAIIDELRADDWVPRSVRLKAREIEKAYVSLESKLRREPTDEEVAGELCIELDEYLNLLGNLTPISIVALDELWTVTGDRPDRISFAETIEDVKVKDPSKTFEVEEIKDMIASAINHLPERERTVVSLYYFEGLTMREIGEVLSVTESRVCQIHTKAILRLRARLGNALGIDYA, from the coding sequence ATGGCACGACCAACCGGCGCCGCGAAACCCAGGAGTTCGGCTCGCAAATCAGCGAGCGTGGACAAGGCCGAGGAAGAGACGGCACAACTTTGGGTCGAGTACAAAGATCTTCACTCAGCCGACGCTCGCGAGCGGTTGATACTTCATTATTCACCGTTGGTCAAGTATGTCGCGGGCCGTGTCTTCTCCGGCCTCCCGTCTTCAATAGAGTTTAGCGATCTGGTGTCTTACGGCGTATTCGGGTTGTTGGATGCTATTGAGAAGTATGACCTGGGGCGTGGCATCAAATTCGAGACCTATGCTATAGCGCGGATCAAAGGCGCCATAATCGACGAACTCCGCGCGGATGATTGGGTGCCGCGCTCGGTGCGTCTCAAGGCGCGTGAGATTGAGAAAGCGTATGTGTCGCTCGAGAGCAAACTGCGGCGCGAACCGACCGACGAGGAAGTCGCAGGGGAACTTTGTATCGAACTCGACGAATACCTGAATCTTCTGGGCAATCTTACTCCCATCTCGATCGTAGCGCTCGATGAGCTCTGGACGGTTACGGGCGATCGTCCAGACAGGATCAGTTTCGCTGAAACTATTGAGGACGTAAAGGTGAAGGATCCGTCCAAGACCTTTGAGGTCGAGGAGATAAAGGACATGATCGCGTCGGCGATCAATCATCTGCCGGAGAGGGAGCGCACGGTTGTGAGCCTTTACTACTTCGAGGGTCTGACGATGAGAGAAATCGGAGAGGTCCTGTCCGTCACGGAATCGCGTGTCTGTCAGATACACACAAAGGCGATTCTTCGCCTGCGCGCCAGGCTCGGCAATGCGCTGGGCATCGATTACGCGTAG
- the rpsB gene encoding 30S ribosomal protein S2: MTQPVVTMKELLEAGVHFGHQRRRWNPKMKQYIFTERNDIYVIDLQKTLVMTGTAYNAIRNAVADGGNVLFVGTKKQAQEAVEEHATRCAMPFVTQRWLGGTLTNFSTIHSRIMHMDELERRDRDGELELIPKKEALQIRRQIDKLRRNLEGIRNMHALPSMIFVIDPHKERIAVAEGRKLGIPIVGLVDTNCDPEEVDLVIPGNDDAIRAIGLLCRVVADGVIDGMGARDARLADEIAQQADIAREKCERAPVRVGGAVPAYSASPDDISGPAITPGFPGDVKKELTVDAVEEPVVLDPEGVSLAEQTPDGG, encoded by the coding sequence ATGACTCAGCCTGTAGTCACGATGAAGGAGCTCCTTGAAGCGGGAGTTCACTTCGGGCACCAGCGTCGCCGGTGGAATCCCAAGATGAAGCAATACATCTTCACCGAGCGGAACGACATCTATGTCATTGACTTGCAGAAGACACTTGTCATGACAGGGACGGCCTATAACGCTATACGGAACGCTGTCGCGGATGGCGGCAACGTGCTCTTCGTGGGAACCAAGAAGCAGGCGCAGGAGGCGGTTGAGGAACACGCGACACGGTGTGCAATGCCTTTTGTTACCCAGCGCTGGCTCGGTGGCACGCTCACGAACTTCTCGACAATCCACTCGCGAATCATGCACATGGACGAGTTGGAGCGTCGTGATCGCGATGGCGAGCTCGAGCTAATTCCCAAGAAAGAGGCGCTCCAGATACGTCGCCAGATAGACAAGCTACGCCGCAACCTCGAGGGGATCCGGAACATGCACGCGTTACCCTCCATGATCTTCGTTATCGATCCGCACAAGGAGAGAATCGCGGTCGCCGAGGGCCGCAAACTCGGGATACCGATAGTCGGACTTGTTGACACCAACTGCGATCCCGAAGAGGTTGATCTGGTCATTCCAGGCAACGACGACGCTATCCGCGCGATTGGCCTGCTTTGCAGGGTAGTGGCGGATGGTGTTATCGATGGCATGGGCGCGCGCGACGCGCGTCTGGCCGATGAGATCGCACAGCAGGCTGATATCGCCCGCGAGAAGTGCGAGAGAGCTCCGGTTAGAGTTGGAGGGGCCGTGCCGGCATATAGCGCCTCGCCGGATGACATAAGCGGGCCTGCGATAACGCCCGGATTCCCGGGAGATGTCAAGAAAGAACTTACGGTAGATGCCGTCGAAGAGCCGGTCGTGCTCGATCCAGAAGGCGTTTCTCTCGCCGAGCAAACACCTGACGGCGGGTAG